One segment of Setaria viridis chromosome 4, Setaria_viridis_v4.0, whole genome shotgun sequence DNA contains the following:
- the LOC117853043 gene encoding polyphenol oxidase I, chloroplastic — protein sequence MAGSNGALLAFRILLCCALAFTVTVLLPLALRTCAYSLSKTILAATGLDPQLISCAGDPATKAPLSGYGGDAGNKAGSGGRPIVTDLRWCGEPSLPPHALSPFHCCPPAPVSEPAVINFTFPDPAAPLRTRRPAHDAGAAGDMAKLARAVALMKALPASDPRSFYQQANIHCAYCAGAHRQAGRPELPLQIHASWLFFPFHRAYLHFFERIAARLLGDPGFAVPFWSWDVPEGMRVPQEFADEVSPLHDPSRNPRHAPPRVVDLDFSYAEKNCTDEQQIQLNLRIMYKQMVTNAPLPSLFHGQPYRAGDRGMPGAGTVELWLHNIVHRWTGDLSRPNHEDMGAYYSSARDPIFYPHHANSDRLWEVWRRDDAGAGGDRPRHADFTEPDWLDSSFLFYDEEARLVRVTVRDMLDIGKLRYTYAEVGTPWLGARPPVNPDLSRRSRQHLKPVRFPVSLDAAVSAAVTRTRPGNTRSRRHEVEVLVVEGIEAHGGDFVRFDVYVNAVEHEKVSPGAREMAGSFVSLKQPRMEAAVGEVASVQTSMRVALDELLEDLGADGDDSVTVTLVPVAGRVRIGGLRIVYMVE from the coding sequence ATGGCGGGTAGCAACGGTGCTCTGCTGGCATTCCGCATCCTCCTCTGCTGCGCCCTCGCCTTCACGGTCACCGTCTTGCTCCCTCTTGCCTTAAGGACATGCGCGTACTCTCTGTCGAAAaccatcctcgccgccaccggacTCGACCCTCAGCTCATCTCCTGCGCCGGCGACCCCGCCACGAAAGCCCCATTGTCCGGATACGGAGGCGACGCCGGGAACAaagccggcagcggcggcaggcccATAGTCACCGACCTGCGGTGGTGCGGCGAGCCCAGCCTCCCGCCCCACGCGCTCTCGCCCTTCCACTGCTGCCCTCCGGCGCCGGTGTCCGAGCCCGCCGTCATCAACTTCACGTTCCCCGACCCGGCCGCGCCACTCCGGACGAGGCGGCCGGCGCacgacgccggcgcggcgggcgacaTGGCCAAGCTCGCTCGCGCGGTGGCGCTGATGAAGGCGCTGCCGGCGTCGGACCCGCGCAGCTTCTACCAGCAGGCCAACATCCACTGCGCCTACTGCGCCGGCGCGCACCGGCAGGCGGGGCGGCCGGAGCTCCCCCTGCAGATCCACGCCTCGTggctcttcttccccttccacCGCGCCTACCTCCACTTCTTCGAGCGCATCGCGGCGAGGCTCCTCGGCGACCCCGGGTTCGCCGTGCCGTTCTGGAGCTGGGACGTGCCGGAGGGGATGCGGGTGCCCCAGGAGTTCGCCGACGAGGTGTCGCCGCTCCACGATCCCTCGCGGAACCCGAGGCACGCGCCGCCGAGGGTCGTCGACCTCGACTTCTCGTACGCGGAGAAGAATTGCACCGACGAGCAGCAGATCCAGCTCAACCTCCGGATCATGTATAAACAGATGGTCACCAACGCACCGCTGCCATCCCTCTTCCACGGGCAGCCGTACCGCGCCGGCGACCGGGGGATGCCGGGCGCCGGCACGGTGGAGCTGTGGCTGCACAACATCGTGCACCGGTGGACCGGCGACCTGTCGCGCCCCAACCACGAGGACATGGGCGCCTACTACTCCTCCGCGCGCGACCCCATCTTCTACCCGCACCACGCCAACTCCGACCGCCTCTGGGAGGTCTGGCGGcgcgacgacgccggcgccggcggcgaccggccgCGGCACGCGGACTTCACGGAACCCGACTGGCTCGACTCGTCCTTCCTCTTCTACGACGAGGAGGCCCGCCTCGTGCGCGTCACCGTCCGCGACATGCTCGACATCGGGAAGCTCCGGTACACGTACGCCGAGGTCGGCACGCCGTGGCTCGGCGCGCGGCCGCCCGTCAACCCGGACTTGAGCCGGCGAAGTCGCCAGCACCTGAAGCCCGTCCGGTTCCCGGTGTCGCTCGACGCGGCGGTGTCAGCCGCGGTGACGCGGACGCGGCCCGGGAACACGCGAAGCCGCCGTCATGAGGTGGaggtgctggtggtggagggcatTGAGGCGCACGGCGGGGACTTCGTCAGGTTCGACGTGTACGTGAACGCCGTGGAGCACGAGAAGGTCTCGCCGGGGGCGCGGGAGATGGCCGGCAGCTTCGTGTCCCTGAAGCAGCccaggatggaggcggcggtgggcgaggtGGCGTCGGTGCAGACCAGCATGAGGGTGGCGCTGGACGAGCTCCTGGAGGACCTGGGCGCCGACGGAGACGACAGCGTCACCGTGACGCTGGTGCCCGTGGCAGGGAGGGTCAGGATCGGAGGCCTGAGGATAGTGTACATGGTGGAGTGA